The window GTCTCGAGGGCCTGCAGCGCTTCGTGGGTGTCAATGACGATCTGGCATGGCTCAAGTACGAATCCGGTCAGCTGGATATCTCCAGTATTCCGCCCGCCGAGTTTCCTCGCGTCATTGGCGCCCCCCGCTATCAGCCACTGCTGCATCACGTCACCACGATGACCACCAATTACCTGGGAATGAACTGCCGCGTGGCGCCGTTTACCGACCGTCGCGTGCGTCAGGCGATGAACTATGCCGTCAACAAGGAGAAACTGCTGCGGCTGATCAACAACCGCGGCGTCGTCGCCAAGAGCTTTTTGCCTCCCAACATGCCCGGACAGAATCCGGACCTGACTGGCTACCCGTTCGATGCGCAGCGCGCGCGCCAACTCCTGGAGGCGGCCGGCCAAGCCGCCGGCTTCCGTACCACGCTCTGGGTGCGCTCCGACGAGACCACGTTGCGTATGGCGGAGTCGGTGCAGCAAGATCTCGCTGAGGTCAACGTGCAAATCCAGATCAAGGCGATCGCATGGGGCCCCTTCCTTGAGGCGGTGCGTTCGCCGGATCTGGTGCCCTTCTTCCTGCTCGGATGGGAAGCCGACTTTCCCGACCCCAGCAATTTCCTCGAAGTGTTGCTGCATTCGAAGAACATCGGCTCGAACAACAACACCAACTACAGTAACGGGGAGGTTGATGCGCTGCTCGATCAGGCCAGCCGCACGGTCGATCCGCAAGCGCGGCTGACACTCCTGCAGGAGGTCGAACGGCTTGCCGTCGCCGATGCACCATGGGTCTTCCTGTTCCATCCGGCGACCTACGACATCGTCCTGCCGCGCGTGCAAGGCTTCCGCCTCCATCCGCTCCGCCCGCCGCGACTGGAGCAGGTATGGCTGGGGGATGAAAACAGTCCTGAGTCCTGAGTTCTGAGTCCTGAGCGGAGTAGCTAGTGTTTGCCTCAGGATTCAATACTCAGGACATAGAGGCTGTGAGGAAACGCGTGGTCCGCGACCACGGCGATTCCGCCTTGCGTTGCGCCAAAGAGGCGTAATGCCGGTGGTATAGGCTTCCAGCCTGTACCAGTGAACGTGCGGCCGCACGGCCGCCGGGTTAGTACAGGCTGGAAGCCTATACCACCATTGGCGACCTTCAGCCGCTCACACAGAGTGTGCTGACGAAATCTCATTTGCCTTTCTACCAATTTCCTCACAGACTCTCAGCACTACCGTTGCGGCTGGGCCTGCTGCGCCTGCATTTTGAAGATCAAATCCGTGACGCGCATGGCGATTCTGAGCTTGGCCCCGAGCGCCTCGGTGCGACGATGTTCCTCGTCCAATCGGCTGCGCAGCGCGGTGTTATCGGCGCGGACGGAAGCCGCATCACCGTCGCCCGGGCTCGGGCCGGAGGTGCTGCGGGTCAGTGCCAGCTGACGTTCCAGCTCGGCGGCGCGATGTTGGCTCTCTGCCAGGCTGCGATTGAAGCTCTGCGTAATATTCTGCTTTTCCTCCTCGAGTTCTTGCAAGCGGGTACGTACCTGGGGCGTGTCCCTACTGGCCGCTTCAGTCGCGGTGCGCTCGGTGACAGCCCGCTCCTGCAGGGCACGGAAATCCCGCGCCAGCCGTTCCCGGGCCGCACGCTCGTCCTCGAGTGCGGTGCGGAGCTGCGCCACTTCTTGCTTTGCCGCCGCCAGGTCGGCATCGATGGCGCCGCTTCGTTCGTACGGTGGCGCCGAGGTTTCTTCCTTCAAGCGCGCCAACTCCGTCTCGACCTGTTTGCGGCGCTGCTGCTCGTCAGCCAGCGCCGCGCGCAGCCCGGCCATGGCGCCGGCGCTTTGCGCCTCGGCCTTACGGTGAGCCCGCTCTGCTGAGGCGGCACTGGCCGCGGCGGCTTCGCCCGGCGGCGCAGGGCTCTTGCCCTCTGCCGCAGCAGGGCCACGCGCCGGGCCGGCTGCCACCGTGCGGCGGGAGGCAACGACCTCGTCAAGTGTGGCTTGCAGCTCGCCTTCGTGCTGCCGCAGTTGGGCCACTTCGCCGCGCAGGCGCTCGACCTCCTGCAAACGCTGCTCGAGTTGTTTCTGCAGGGCGGCGCTGCGTTCATGCTCCCGCGCCAGCACCTGGCCGAGCACGTACACGCGGCCCGAAACCATGGCGCCGGAGTGATAATCCATGTCGCCGGAGGTGACGCCAAGGACCGGGGCGGGCGCGCCAGGGGTCAGCGTTGTACACGACCACAGAGCGGAGAGCAGCAGAACAGGGCAGGGGAGAAGCGTCCACCGCTTCAGGAACAGCGCCTCGCTCCGTGGCATTGGCGGGACGCTACCGAGTTCGGCCGACTTTGTCCAGCATGCCTCTTCAAGCCGCTGCTGCCGGCAATGCGATCTCGACGTATTCGGTTTGGCACGGTGCGCCGGCGGCATGCCACATGCGAAAGCGCCGTTCGCGGGCCGCATACAGCAACACAGTCGAAGAGCGCGTGCCGAAGCGTTCCGTGTGCACGCAGAGATTGTTGGGAGGACCGTCCGCGCGCGGATCGAGCGGGGTGGAGTGATCCGACAGAATGGTGCGCAGTCCTCTCAGAAATCGGTCAAGTGAATCCTGCGCCAGGGCGCTACGGACGGCATCGAACAGGCGGTAGGACTTGGCGATGCGGGGACATTCCGGGTCGTTCAGCTCCAAGTTGGTGAGCAGGTGTAGTCCCGGATCGAGCCCGGTTTCGACCATGGCGCCGCTGCTGTTCCCCATCACGCGGGCCGCGTCCGGGGCGGCGATGAGAAGATTGAACGGGTTGTATGAGTTGCCAGGATCGCGGCGCACCCGGTCGCACGCGGTCGCGACCGACGGCTCTTGCAGGACCTCCAGGCAGAGCAGACCGCGTGAGCGCCGGTTCGGGTCGGGTGGCGTGCTGGTGCGCCGGTTCAGGATTCCCGCCACCATGTCATGCGCGTTCACTCCCAGCCACGTGCCGCCGGCCCGCACGTCCTGGCCGGCAACGACCCAGGGATCGTGGAGCAGCCGCAGCGGTGGAGTCGCCGGACGCTCGTAGAACTCGTCGCGGTTGGCGGCCACCACCACGGGGAACTCCGGACTCGTGTGGAAGTAGATCGCCAGCGTGCACACGCGAGGATTATTCGCGCATCACATCCGTGGAAGCAAGGTGAAGCGCGGTCGCCCAATCTCAATTGTCTTCAGAAAGGTGCTATGTTAGCGTTTCGATATGCCCCCATCAGACGGACATTTCGCATCCATCGAGGATGTGATGGAGCGCTTCGGAAAGCAGAAGTATATCTGCAGCCGCCGCCTCGCCACGGTAGTGTACCTCGCCAGCCGCTTGGAGAAGCCGATCCTGGTGGAAGGTCCCGCCGGCGTCGGCAAGACCGAGCTCGCCAAGGTGCTGGCGCAAGCGCTCGGGCACGACCTCATCCGCTTGCAGTGCTACGAAGGTCTGGATGAAGCCAAAGCGTTGTACGAATGGGAGTACGCCAAGCAGCTCCTGTACACGCAGATCCTGAAAGACAAGATCGGCGAAGTCCTCGGCGGGACGACGTCGCTGCAGCAGGCAGTCGACCGCATCGCCAAGGAGGACGACGTCTTCTTCTCCGAGCGCTTCATTCTGCCGCGCCCGCTGCTGCGCGCCATCTCCGCCCCGACCCCGACCGTGCTGCTCATTGACGAGATCGACAAAGCCGACAGCGAGTTCGAAGCGTTCCTACTCGAAGTGCTGAGCGACTTTCAGGTGAGCGTGCCGGAACTCGGCACCCTACGCGCCAAACACATTCCGCTGGTGGTGTTGACGAGTAACAACGCGAGAGAGATGTCCGACGCCCTGAAGCGCCGCTGCCTGCATCTCTACATCGACTTCCCCGCGGCCAGCCAGGAGCTGGAGATCGTGCGTCTCAAAGTGCCCAACATCTCCGCGGTCCTGGCGCAGGAGGTCGTCAACGTCGTGCAGCGTATCCGCCAGATCGATCTGAAGAAGACCCCCAGCATCAGTGAGACACTGGACTGGGCCAAAGCGTTGACCTTGCTGAACGCCGATCGGCTGGACGAGCAAATGGTCAACGACACGCTCAACACCGTCCTCAAATATGAAGGCGACATCCGCAAGGCGCAGGACGAGCTGAAGGACTACCTGCAGAAGCAGAAGGCCAAGCTGCCGCCCGCCGGAACGGTGGAGAGCGAGAAGGATCTGCTGCATTGAGGGTAGGGGCGCGGCCTGCTGCGCCCCGGCGGCGGAAGATCGCGCCCTGATGGACGATAAGATCGTCGCCTTCACCACGCTGCTGCGGCAGAACGGCCTGCGCGTTTCGGTGGCAGAGGACATGGACGGGTTCCAGGCTCTGCAGTGCATCGGACTCAGTGACCGGGTGGCCTTCAAGGACGCCTTGCGTGCCACCATCATCAAGCGGGCGATCGACGCCCCGGTATTCGACGAGCTGTTCGACCTCTACTTCAGCGGCATGGGCGGGATGCTCAAGAGCAGCGCGGACTCGCTCATGTCGGCGCTGGAGATGAGCGCAGCCGAGTTCCAGCAGCTGCTCGATGCTCTGGCCGACATCTTGAAGGGCCTCGACATCGAGCTGTCCGAGCTGGCACAAGCGCTGTTGAGCAACAACACCGGCCAACTCGAGCGCAGGCTGCGTCAGGCCGCGGCGGCGGCGCAGGTGCAGAACATCCAGCGCCCGTTCCAAGAAGGCCGCTACAGCCACAGCATGGCGCAGACGCTCGGCCTCGGGCGGCTCTCGGAGGAACTGGACGCACTGAAGGAGCAGTTGGGCGACGCCGCCGTCGATCCGGCACTTCTGCAGCAGCTCCGGCGCCTGATCGATCGCCGCCTGCAGGATCTGACCGACATGATCAAGCGGGCGGTGCGCATGGAGCTGGAGAAGCAGGACCACACGCTACGCCAGAACCAGCGCATGCAGAGCCTGGCGGAGAAGAGCTTTTATTATCTGTCGGAGGACGAGATCCGCCGCATGAAGGAGGCGGTGACCAAGCTGGCGCAACGCTTGAAGAACGCGGTGTCGATCCGGCGGCGGCACGCCAAGCGCGGCAAGTTCGATCTGCAGGACACCTTGAGAAAGAACCTGCAATATGGCGGCGTACCGTTCAAAATCCAGTTCGACCACCGCGTCCGCGACAAACCGCAGGTGATCGTCCTGTGCGACGTGTCGGACTCCGTGCGCAACGTCTCACGCTTCATGCTGCAGTTCGTGTACTCGCTGCAGGACCTGTATTCTCGCGTGCGCAGCTTCATCTTTGTCAGCGAGGTCGGGGAAATCACGCAGCTCTTCGAGGAGCAGGACATCCACGAAGCCATCGAGCAATCGCTCAGCGGCGGTATCATCAACGTCTTCGCGCACTCGGATTTTGGGCGTGCCTTCCGCAGCTTCCACCGCGACTACATCGCCGCGGTGAACAACAAGACCACGGTCATCGTGCTGGGCGACGCCCGCAATAACTACAACCTGCCGCAGGAGTGGGTCTTGAAGGAGATCCAACTGCGCGCTAAGCAAGTCATCTGGCTCAATCCGGAGAATCGCCTGACGTGGGGATTCGGTGATAGCGAGATGGATCGGTATCTGCCGTTCTGCGATCTCGTCGAAGAGTGCCGCAATCTGAACCAGCTCTACCGCGTCATCGATCGCCTCGTGAGCTAGGCGCGCGCAGGGATTGACGTCGAGAAATGTTTCTGGGCAAAATGATCGGGGTGACGGTTGAAGGAGCACGTCATGAGCTTTGAGGATTCAATACTGATGAGCGTCGGCGGGCTCACGCTCGATCCGGTCACCAAGACGCCCATCGTCATCCTCAAGGACCGCGACAACAAGCTCAACCTACCCATCTGGGTCGGCTTGCTTGAAGCCACGGCGATGGCGACAGAGCTCGAGGGCATCAAGATGGCCCGGCCCATGACACACGACCTCCTGTGCAACGTCCTCACGGAACTCGGTGCGACAGTGGATTGCGTGGAGATCACCGACCTGAAGGACAATACCTACTTCGCGCTGATCCATCTGCGCATCAACGGAACGCAGCACACCATCGATGCGCGTCCTAGCGACGCCATTTCGCTGGCGTTGCGGACAAAGAGCCCGATCTACGTCAGCAAGCGAGTGATCGAAACGTCGAGTGTGCTGCAGCAGGCCGAGGACGCCAACGAGACCAACCTCTCCAACGTCTCCCGCGACAAATGGGCGGAGATCCTGGAGAAGATGTCGCCGGGTGACTTCAAGTACAAGATGTGACTCTGCCTGCAGGTCCGACGCCAGCCAGGCTTTCCTCTATCCGCCGCTATTAAAATATGGCCAGACAACGATTTCGACGCAAAGACCTGAAACGTCCCGATGAGTTCGTCACCCACGGCTGGCAGGTGCTGACCTGGGCATCGGAAAATGCCCGCCTGATGTCATGGAGCCTGGCAGCCGCCGCGGCGGTCGCGCTCGTGATTATGGGGGGCATATCCATCCGCAACGCCCGCAGTCGACAGGCGAACGAAGACCTCGGTCGCGCCCTGGCTGACTTCCAGGCCGGGAACTACACGCAGGCGGCAACCCAGCTCGCCGAGGTCGCCAGCCGCTGGCAGCCGGCACCGGCCGGCCGCGTCGCGTCACTGTACGCGGCCAGCGCCGACTTGAAGTCCGGCAACATCGACAGCGCGACCGTGGTGCTGCAGGATCTTCTCGCTGCGCCGGACTGGCCCTCGTACTTGCGGCAAGAGGCCTTGGTGGATCTTGGTCTCGGGCTCGAGCGCAAGGCGGACATGGCCAATGCGGCGGCACGCTATCAGGAAGCCGGTGGTCTCGACGGGCCGTACAAGGCCGCCGCCGTCCTAGGCGAAGCGCGGTGCCGGGAGCAGCTGGGGGAGAAGGACAGAGCGCGCGAGCTGTACCAGGGCTTCACGCACGATTTTCCCAACGCTCCCGAGGCCGAGATCGCGACAGGCAAACTGCAGTAGTTGCCGCCGCCGTCTTAGTTTACATAACGTATCTTATCAGACGTTCGACCCGTTGCGGCCGGGTGGCCCTGTTTTCGAA of the Candidatus Binatia bacterium genome contains:
- a CDS encoding ABC transporter substrate-binding protein, with translation MLCLTGCTSSSGRDAESPPPYLRLAGPDEIPTLDPARGYDTSSWQFEQMLFTTLVDYDAGTNLVPQLATDWSVSADRRTYTFHLRADVRFTNGRAVTAGDVKYSIERVLNPHTRSQGAEFFRVISGAEACTEASCAVAGIEAPDPQTLRFTLRAFDPLFLHKLAMPFAAAVPAEEVARWGEDFARHPVGSGPFMLREWVSGQRVTLVRNPDYFIRGLPRLEGLQRFVGVNDDLAWLKYESGQLDISSIPPAEFPRVIGAPRYQPLLHHVTTMTTNYLGMNCRVAPFTDRRVRQAMNYAVNKEKLLRLINNRGVVAKSFLPPNMPGQNPDLTGYPFDAQRARQLLEAAGQAAGFRTTLWVRSDETTLRMAESVQQDLAEVNVQIQIKAIAWGPFLEAVRSPDLVPFFLLGWEADFPDPSNFLEVLLHSKNIGSNNNTNYSNGEVDALLDQASRTVDPQARLTLLQEVERLAVADAPWVFLFHPATYDIVLPRVQGFRLHPLRPPRLEQVWLGDENSPES
- a CDS encoding NRDE family protein, with product MCTLAIYFHTSPEFPVVVAANRDEFYERPATPPLRLLHDPWVVAGQDVRAGGTWLGVNAHDMVAGILNRRTSTPPDPNRRSRGLLCLEVLQEPSVATACDRVRRDPGNSYNPFNLLIAAPDAARVMGNSSGAMVETGLDPGLHLLTNLELNDPECPRIAKSYRLFDAVRSALAQDSLDRFLRGLRTILSDHSTPLDPRADGPPNNLCVHTERFGTRSSTVLLYAARERRFRMWHAAGAPCQTEYVEIALPAAAA
- a CDS encoding MoxR family ATPase, whose protein sequence is MPPSDGHFASIEDVMERFGKQKYICSRRLATVVYLASRLEKPILVEGPAGVGKTELAKVLAQALGHDLIRLQCYEGLDEAKALYEWEYAKQLLYTQILKDKIGEVLGGTTSLQQAVDRIAKEDDVFFSERFILPRPLLRAISAPTPTVLLIDEIDKADSEFEAFLLEVLSDFQVSVPELGTLRAKHIPLVVLTSNNAREMSDALKRRCLHLYIDFPAASQELEIVRLKVPNISAVLAQEVVNVVQRIRQIDLKKTPSISETLDWAKALTLLNADRLDEQMVNDTLNTVLKYEGDIRKAQDELKDYLQKQKAKLPPAGTVESEKDLLH
- a CDS encoding VWA domain-containing protein; this encodes MDDKIVAFTTLLRQNGLRVSVAEDMDGFQALQCIGLSDRVAFKDALRATIIKRAIDAPVFDELFDLYFSGMGGMLKSSADSLMSALEMSAAEFQQLLDALADILKGLDIELSELAQALLSNNTGQLERRLRQAAAAAQVQNIQRPFQEGRYSHSMAQTLGLGRLSEELDALKEQLGDAAVDPALLQQLRRLIDRRLQDLTDMIKRAVRMELEKQDHTLRQNQRMQSLAEKSFYYLSEDEIRRMKEAVTKLAQRLKNAVSIRRRHAKRGKFDLQDTLRKNLQYGGVPFKIQFDHRVRDKPQVIVLCDVSDSVRNVSRFMLQFVYSLQDLYSRVRSFIFVSEVGEITQLFEEQDIHEAIEQSLSGGIINVFAHSDFGRAFRSFHRDYIAAVNNKTTVIVLGDARNNYNLPQEWVLKEIQLRAKQVIWLNPENRLTWGFGDSEMDRYLPFCDLVEECRNLNQLYRVIDRLVS
- a CDS encoding bifunctional nuclease family protein gives rise to the protein MSFEDSILMSVGGLTLDPVTKTPIVILKDRDNKLNLPIWVGLLEATAMATELEGIKMARPMTHDLLCNVLTELGATVDCVEITDLKDNTYFALIHLRINGTQHTIDARPSDAISLALRTKSPIYVSKRVIETSSVLQQAEDANETNLSNVSRDKWAEILEKMSPGDFKYKM
- a CDS encoding tetratricopeptide repeat protein; this translates as MARQRFRRKDLKRPDEFVTHGWQVLTWASENARLMSWSLAAAAAVALVIMGGISIRNARSRQANEDLGRALADFQAGNYTQAATQLAEVASRWQPAPAGRVASLYAASADLKSGNIDSATVVLQDLLAAPDWPSYLRQEALVDLGLGLERKADMANAAARYQEAGGLDGPYKAAAVLGEARCREQLGEKDRARELYQGFTHDFPNAPEAEIATGKLQ